Proteins co-encoded in one Sulfurimonas sp. HSL1-2 genomic window:
- a CDS encoding DUF4188 domain-containing protein has product MTSRPEGEFVVFLIGMRINKPWKVHKWLPVALAMPRMLRELQADPELGLLHYEQWFGRTIILVQYWKSFEHLEQFAGLKDGEHPPAWAAFNKRVGSSGDVGIWHETYVVRPGQYENIYHNMPQFGLAKAFGFVEAEGRHASARGRLEGGRG; this is encoded by the coding sequence ATGACATCAAGACCTGAAGGCGAGTTCGTCGTCTTCCTGATCGGGATGCGCATCAACAAGCCGTGGAAAGTCCATAAGTGGCTGCCCGTAGCGCTGGCGATGCCGCGGATGCTCAGGGAGCTGCAGGCGGACCCGGAGCTGGGGCTGCTGCACTACGAGCAGTGGTTCGGGCGTACGATCATCCTGGTGCAGTACTGGAAGTCGTTCGAGCATTTGGAGCAGTTCGCGGGGCTCAAAGACGGTGAGCACCCGCCGGCATGGGCCGCGTTCAACAAGCGCGTCGGTTCAAGCGGCGACGTGGGGATCTGGCATGAGACCTATGTCGTGCGGCCGGGGCAGTATGAAAACATCTATCACAATATGCCGCAGTTCGGGCTGGCGAAGGCGTTCGGTTTTGTCGAAGCGGAGGGCCGCCATGCGTCGGCCAGGGGGCGCCTGGAAGGCGGGCGGGGTTAG